A genomic region of Fusarium oxysporum Fo47 chromosome VI, complete sequence contains the following coding sequences:
- a CDS encoding fungal-specific transcription factor domain-containing protein, producing the protein MVDYQVRELTFHSAPQPALNLQVATAPQPKPQPEPPRTQAQRLPRLLPAVHDALPERAVEPQDSKKRGLAPVEGLVVSPFTANEDRLIVSAYPRYARPENGQVNGYVKFNWPSRAPSRRPSGPVPLPPEDDVEDITSNVTRSHTAGRTPTIITLVNPGPAVSSAPNGTISPMDLEGGWGSTSSPILMAGSPVSVQDTSQILVAGDPKMLPPQFGFQAKMDHIDRRLFEFYIKNWCPGRSVLSNTNLWLKDLAPMHKNEGILHAIQSLAGVYIYDYIPDERIRQRINQRYVTADQYFSTLLNAPESRENGKGQEVITMAVLLSMQDIVLTERRLKKPYNPRWLEGFRQGEYFLQATDPGARYWKNNNVQYNELRISQSIIVGRAVILAQPMMALPSPETFNPEAEAGRFSWLLYGTEKDMFEIHGGCGFSKKLLHLMSQVTYCAGRLQQEPESTIVPITAKFLLRELSEMRQWSREGKDWELARKYPPTIDWVRDKADEVIIDSNQIMTEVTAEAWRIAAIIYYQCRLLRLPRNHPEVLANLDDLACCIRIMPTSGSHFTAQAPLLPVFFLGLLATEPVHKDVSMDWFEQVVQTPVRSSVPPLYGALLRIWGWIDKEVQIPRDPTALPKAIGKRYPWWEHLVAKVLEAEEETLCLT; encoded by the exons ATGGTAGACTATCAAGTCCGTGAGCTGACGTTCCATTCAGCACCCCAGCCTGCGTTGAATCTTCAGGTAGCCACAGCACCTCAACCTAAACCTCAACCTGAGCCACCTCGCACTCAGGCCCAGCGACTGCCTCGCCTCTTGCCTGCGGTGCACGATGCTCTTCCAGAGCGGGCTGTCGAACCGCAagactcgaagaagagaggCCTGGCACCAGTAGAAGGGCTCGTTGTAAGTCCGTTCACCGCGAATGAGGACCGACTGATTGTGTCTGCCTATCCTCGCTATGCTCGCCCTGAGAATGGACAGGTGAATGGGTATGTTAAATTCAACTGGCCTTCGCGAGCTCCGTCGAGACGACCGTCTGGCCCTGTACCACTCCCACCAGAGGATGACGTTGAGGACATAACGTCCAACGTAACGCGATCGCACACTGCTGGTCGCACTCCAACCATAATAACTCTGGTTAACCCTGGGCCTGCCGTGTCTTCCGCGCCAAATGGGACTATTTCGCCCATGGACCTAGAGGGAGGATGGGGAAGTACTTCATCACCGATATTGATGGCAGGTTCTCCAGTTTCCGTTCAAGACACTTCACAAATCCTGGTAGCTGGTGACCCAAAAATGCTGCCTCCTCAGTTCGGATTCCAAGCAAAAATGGATCATATCGACAGACGATTGTTTGAGTTCT ATATCAAGAACTGGTGTCCAGGAAGGAGTGTGCTTAGCAACACAAACCTGTGGTTAAAGGATCTGGCGCCGATGCATAAGAACGAAGGTATTCTCCACGCTATTCAGAGTCTTGCCGGGGTGTACATCTATGATTATATACCGGATGAGCGCATCCGACAACGGATCAATCAGCGATATGTCACGGCAGATCAATATTTCAGCACACTCCTCAATGCACCTGAAAGCAGGGAAAATGGTAAAGGGCAGGAGGTCATCACCATGGCCGTGCTTCTTTCAATGCAGGAT ATTGTCCTCACGGAACGACGACTCAAGAAGCCGTACAACCCACGATGGTTGGAGGGATTCAGGCAAGGCGAATACTTTCTGCAAGCAACAGACCCTGGTGCTCGCTACTGGAAAAACAACAACGTCCAGTACAACGAGCTTCGCATCTCTCAATCAATCATCGTTGGCCGGGCAGTGATTCTCGCTCAACCTATGATGGCCCTTCCATCACCAGAGACTTTTAACCCTGAGGCTGAAGCAGGCAGGTTCAGCTGGCTCCTCTATGGAACAGAGAAGGATATGTTCGAAATACATGGAGGATGTGGCTTTTCGAAGAAACTGTTGCATCTTATGAGCCAAGTAACGTATTGTGCAGGTCGATTGCAGCAAGAGCCCGAATCCACCATCGTTCCAATCACGGCAAAATTTCTCTTGCGCGAACTATCAGAAATGCGCCAATGGAGCCGTGAGGGCAAAGACTGGGAGCTGGCTCGAAAGTACCCTCCAACGATAGACTGGGTGCGCGACAAAGCAGACGAAGTGATAATCGATTCGAACCAAATCATGACTGAGGTTACAGCTGAGGCATGGAGGATCGCCGCAATTATTTATTATCAATGTCGTCTTCTGAG GCTGCCTCGAAATCACCCGGAAGTTCTTGCCaatcttgatgatcttgccTGTTGCATACGAATTATGCCTACATCGGGGTCTCACTTTACAGCTCAAGCACCCCTATTACCAGTGTTTTTCCTGGGCTTACTCGCTACTGAACCTGTACACAAGGATGTTTCAATGGATTGGTTCGAACAAGTGGTTCAAACGCCAGTCCGCAGT AGCGTCCCCCCCTTATACGGCGCGCTTTTGCGCATCTGGGGGTGGATTGACAAAGAAGTACAAATCCCACGAGATCCAACTGCTCTCCCCAAAGCTATCGGTAAGAGGTACCCTTGGTGGGAACACCTTGTTGCAAAGGTCCTcgaagcagaagaggaaACCCTGTGCTTAACCTGA